A window of the Gemmatirosa kalamazoonensis genome harbors these coding sequences:
- a CDS encoding lipopolysaccharide kinase InaA family protein: MPAGYTGLSAGGVHVICLAECAGAIREALGDGTLHEWAASHPERRELRGRGSAYAATLPDGETQVVVRHSRHGGLLAPLTGDRFLAPTRAPRELATSIALRDAGVRTPQMVAYAIYPAGPLLRRADVATRLVPDARDLGDAIGAVPDDAWIDATAALLRALAAAGARHPDLNLKNVLLAADGAWVLDVDVVALGTPPEAAARANWARLERSLLKWRRERGLAIADAALAELARRVA, encoded by the coding sequence GTGCCCGCCGGCTACACGGGGCTCTCGGCAGGCGGCGTGCACGTGATCTGTCTCGCGGAGTGCGCGGGCGCGATCCGCGAGGCGCTCGGCGACGGCACGCTGCACGAGTGGGCGGCGTCGCACCCCGAGCGGCGCGAGCTGCGCGGTCGCGGCTCGGCGTACGCGGCGACGCTGCCCGACGGCGAGACGCAGGTCGTGGTGCGCCACAGCCGCCACGGCGGCCTGCTCGCCCCGCTCACCGGCGATCGGTTTCTCGCGCCGACGCGCGCGCCGCGCGAGCTCGCGACGTCGATCGCGCTGCGTGACGCGGGCGTGCGCACGCCGCAGATGGTGGCGTACGCGATCTATCCCGCGGGGCCGCTGCTCCGGCGCGCCGACGTGGCGACGCGGCTCGTGCCCGATGCGCGCGACCTCGGCGACGCGATCGGCGCGGTGCCGGACGACGCGTGGATCGACGCGACGGCGGCGCTGCTGCGCGCGCTCGCGGCGGCGGGGGCGCGGCATCCGGACCTCAACCTGAAGAACGTGCTGCTCGCGGCCGACGGTGCGTGGGTGCTCGACGTGGACGTCGTGGCGTTAGGCACGCCGCCCGAGGCTGCGGCGCGCGCGAACTGGGCGCGGCTGGAGCGGTCGCTATTGAAGTGGCGGCGCGAGCGCGGGCTCGCCATCGCCGACGCCGCGCTCGCGGAGCTCGCCCGACGCGTCGCATGA